The Acanthochromis polyacanthus isolate Apoly-LR-REF ecotype Palm Island chromosome 2, KAUST_Apoly_ChrSc, whole genome shotgun sequence genome contains a region encoding:
- the nsun3 gene encoding tRNA (cytosine(34)-C(5))-methyltransferase, mitochondrial produces the protein MSSHMFSVQQFYVPWRRICCKSEKLTPVALNWLWSSNCHTGPHVVSQQSNQKGASNKQVTKRPKKERSSCQAVLNLFDQQYSEELGDLWPSARRVLLDPQSWQYGVMLNRFSAVTDITQILQFQGFSTLLPQMDISPLLCNGPSTVSSSKYHKGKDTLLSSDYISKCPPDDSLPQPDSTSHMLGQDPQSEPSLSLPCPSLQCYIHPSPLRFPSQAHRPGQLKQYYLLNAASLLPVLALQVRDGEKVLDLCSAPGGKALAMMQSATPALLCCNEPDPHRRDWLAKTLESFLPHSLNSRVIVSAQDGRSFGQSEAGVYDKVLVDAPCSNDRSWLYSCSNQQGEQRLKERTSLPVLQAQLLRSALSAVRPGGIVVYSTCTLSSFENSAVIETALSDFPEAEPEDLWEEIAAPLSKYFAFSSHPGHGRTPRKPSLQPQNGTMSSYQHRLGILVVPQPGKTWGPMFLSRIRRRK, from the exons ATGTCTAGCCATATGTTTTCCGTACAGCAGTTTTATGTTCCGTGGAGGAGAATTTGCTGTAAAAGTGAGAAGCTAACTCCGGTGGCTCTGAATTGGTTGTGGTCGTCCAACTGTCACACTGGTCCTCATGTTGTTTCTCAGCAAAGTAACCAAAAGGGAGCCTCAAATAAGCAG GTAACAAAGAGGCCCAAAAAAGAAAGATCTTCATGTCAAGCAGTACTTAATCTCTTTGACCAGCAGTACAGTGAGGAACTTGGAGACCTGTGGCCATCTGCAAG ACGTGTGCTCCTGGACCCTCAATCTTGGCAGTATGGTGTCATGCTCAACCGCTTCAGTGCTGTTACAGACATCACACAGATTCTTCAATTCCAAGGCTTTTCCACATTGCTGCCACAAATGGATATCTcaccattgctttgcaatggtcCTTCCACGGTGTCAAGTTCTAAATACCACAAAGGAAAAGACACTCTGTTGTCATCTGACTACATCAGCAAGTGCCCTCCTGATGACTCCCTTCCTCAGCCTGACAGCACCTCGCACATGCTCGGTCAGGACCCTCAATCTGAACCTTCTCTcagtttgccatgtccttcatTACAGTGTTACATCCACCCAAGTCCACTGCGATTTCCCTCTCAGGCTCACAGGCCTGGCCAGCTGAAGCAGTACTACCTCCTGAATGCTGCCTCCCTGCTTCCAGTGCTGGCTTTACAGGTCAGAGATGGGGAGAAAGTTTTGGATCTTTGCTCTGCTCCTGGTGGCAAAGCCTTAGCCATGATGCAGAGTGCCACGCCAG CGCTTCTCTGCTGTAATGAACCAGATCCTCACAGACGGGACTGGTTGGCCAAAACGTTGGAGTCTTTTCTGCCTCACTCACTCAACAGCAGAGTGATTGTGTCTGCACAAGATGGACGGTCTTTTGGGCAAAGTGAAGCTGGTGTGTACGACAAG GTTTTAGTCGATGCTCCGTGTTCAAATGACAGGAGCTGGCTCTATTCTTGCAGCAACCAGCAGGGGGAACAGAGGCTGAAGGAAAGAACCAGTCTGCCTGTGCTCCAGGCTCAACTGCTTAG GTCTGCACTGTCAGCGGTGCGTCCGGGGGGCATTGTTGTCTATTCAACCTGCACACTGTCCAGCTTTGAGAACAGTGCTGTGATTGAGACCGCGCTCAGTGACTTTCCCGAGGCTGAACCTGAAGACCTGTGGGAGGAGATTGCCGCTCCTTTATCAAAATACTTTGCATTTAGTTCTCACCCTGGCCATGGACGGACACCTCGCAAACCCTCCCTGCAGCCACAGAATGGCACCATGTCCTCTTATCAACACAGACTCGGCATTCTAGTGGTCCCTCAGCCCGGCAAAACCTGGGGACCCATGTTTTTGTCTCGGATCAGAAGAAGGAAATAG
- the LOC110956214 gene encoding ATP synthase F(0) complex subunit C3, mitochondrial-like: MYACAKFVSTPSLVRAGSRVLYRPLSAAVVSDGRKAETASLLAPQSIIASQQQVAVRGFQTSAVSRDIDTAAKFIGAGAATVGVAGSGAGIGTVFGSLIIGYARNPSLKQQLFSYAILGFALSEAMGLFCLMVAFLILFAM, from the exons ATGTACGCCTGTGCTAAGTTCGTCTCCACGCCCTCTCTG GTCCGTGCTGGATCCCGGGTTTTGTACAGACCACTGTCAGCAGCAGTAGTGTCAGATGGCAGGAAAGCAGAG ACTGCTTCACTTCTGGCACCACAGAGCATCATAGCCTCCCAGCAGCAGGTGGCGGTTCGGGGATTCCAAACCAGTGCCGTGAGCCGTGACATTGACACCGCTGCAAAGTTCATCGGAGCAGGAGCTGCCACAGTGGGAGTGGCTGGATCCGGAGCTGGAATTGGAACTGTGTTCGGTAGCCTTATTATCGGTTATGCCAG GAACCCCTctctgaagcagcagctgttcTCTTATGCCATCTTGGGCTTCGCTCTGTCTGAAGCTATGGGTCTCTTCTGTCTGATGGTTGCATTCCTCATTCTGTTCGCCATGTAA